The genomic interval CTGGTCGTACTGACCGCGGCGTTCTTCCTGCTGCCGATGGCACGGCTGGTGGTGGTCGGCGCCGAGGGGCCGCAAGGGCCGGCCGGTTATCTTGCGATCCTCCTGGAGCCGCGCTACCGCGCGACGCTGATCAACACCGTGCTGCTCGCCGCCGCCACCACGGTCGCGACGCTGATCATCGCCACCATCGCTGGGCTTTTCCTACAGCGGCACCAGTTTGCCGGCCGCGCGGTGCTGATCGCGATGCTGACGTTCCCGCTGGCGTTCCCCGGCGTTGTGATTGGCTTTCTGATCATCCTGCTGGCCGGACGGCAGGGCGTGATCGGCGATCTGACGCGGCTCGCGACCGGCACCAAGGTGGTGTTCGCCTATTCGATCTGGGGGCTGTTCCTCGGCTATCTGTATTTCTCGATCCCGCGGGTGATCCTCACCATCATGGCGGCGGTGCAGAAGCTCGATCCGGGGCTCGAAGAGGCCGCGCGCTCGCTCGGTGCCAGCCCGTGGGCTGTGCAGCGTGACGTGGTGCTGCCGGCGTTGGTGCCGGCGTTCGTTGCTTCCGGCGCGATCGCATTTGCGACCGCGATGGGCGCGTTCGGCACCGCCTTCACGCTCGCCACCAATATCGATGTGCTGCCGATGCTGATCTACACCGAGTTCACGCTGGCGGCGAACTTTGCCACCGCGGCGTCGCTGTCGGTCGGCCTCGGCCTGATTTCCTGGGCGATGCTGGTGCTGGCGCGGTCGCTGACCGGCGGCACCGTGGCGGCGACGGGCTAGGCAGATGCGCGACCGTCTGATCTTCGCCGGACAATTGCTGTTCACGCTGCTGGTTGCTGCTTTCCTGGTGGTGCCGGCGCTGCTGTCGATCGCAGCGGGTGTCACGGCGAACTACTTCCGCGGCATTTCATCCGGCGTCACTCTGCAATGGGTGGTGCAGGTGTGGACGCTGTATGCCGACAGCATCGTGTTGTCCTTCGTGATCGCACTGGCGACGCTGGCCGTGACGCTGGTCGTCGGCGTTCCGGCCGCCTACGCGCTGCATATCCGCGGCGGCGTCTGGTCGCGGCTGATCGAAGAGGTAATCACGCTGCCGCTGGCGATCCCGGGCCTCGCAATCGCGCTGGCGCTGCTGCTCACCTATGGCGGCTTCGGTGAGTTCCGCCGGTCCTGGCTGTTCATTCTGGTCGGCCATGTGGTGTTCACCATGCCGTTTATGGTGCGATCGGTGATGGCGGTGTTCGCCACCATCGACATCCGCACCCTCGATGAGGGCGCCGCCTCGCTCGGCGCATCGCCGGCGCGGCGGTTCGTCGATGTCATCGTGCCGAATGCGATGCCCGGCATTCTGGCCGGCGCCCTGATGGTGGTGACGCTGTCGCTTGGCGAGTTCAATCTCACCTGGATGCTGCACACGCCGCTGACCAAGACATTGCCTGTCGGCCTCGCGGACAGCTACGCGTCGATGCGGCTCGAAGTCGCCTCGGCCTACACGCTGATCTTCTTCATCATGATCGTCCCCTTGCTGGTGGCGATGCAATTGCTCGCGGAGCGGGAGCCGAAACGATGACGGCGGATGACGGACATGGCGTGGCGGTCGAGGTCGCGGCCTGTGGCAAGACCTTTGCGGACGGCACCCGCGCGCTGGAGCCGGCAAGCCTCAGCATCGCACGCGGCGAAACGCTGGTGCTGCTCGGTCCGTCCGGCTGCGGCAAGACCACGATGCTGCGGATCATCGCCGGGCTGGAGAGCCCGGATACCGGCGGGCGGGTCTTGTTTGACGGCGCCGACGTGACCTCGGTGCCGATCGAGAAACGCAATGTCGGCATGGTGTTTCAGTCCTACGCGCTGTTTCCCAACATGACGGTGGCCGACAACATCGGCTACGGGCTCAAGATCCGCGGCGTCGCCAAGGCGGAGCGCGCCGCGCGGATCGCCGAACTGGTGGCGCTGACCAACATCGCCGGGCTTGAGCATCGGCGGATCGATCAGCTCTCCGGCGGCCAACGCCAGCGCGTCGCTCTCGCTCGCGCCGTGGCGATCCGTCCCGCGGTGCTCCTGCTCGACGAACCGCTTACGGCGCTCGATGCGGCACTTCGCGAGCGGCTCCGCGGCGAGCTCGACCGGTTGCTGCGCTCGCTCGGCATCACCACGATCTACGTCACCCACGATCAGGCCGAGGCGATGGCGCTCGGTGACCGCATCGTGGTGATGAGCAAGGGCGCGATCGCGCAGGTCGGCACGCCGCGCGAGATCTATTTCCGCCCGGCCACTCGGTTCGTTGCCGAGTTCGTCGGCGCCGCCAATATCATCGAGGCCGAGATCACCGATGGTGCGCTGCGATTGCCGGGCGGACACTGGCGCGTCGCGGGCAGCAATAGCCACAGCCGCGCGGTCGCGATGATCCGCCCGGAGACGATCCGGATTGCAGCGCCC from Rhodopseudomonas palustris carries:
- a CDS encoding ABC transporter permease translates to MRDRLIFAGQLLFTLLVAAFLVVPALLSIAAGVTANYFRGISSGVTLQWVVQVWTLYADSIVLSFVIALATLAVTLVVGVPAAYALHIRGGVWSRLIEEVITLPLAIPGLAIALALLLTYGGFGEFRRSWLFILVGHVVFTMPFMVRSVMAVFATIDIRTLDEGAASLGASPARRFVDVIVPNAMPGILAGALMVVTLSLGEFNLTWMLHTPLTKTLPVGLADSYASMRLEVASAYTLIFFIMIVPLLVAMQLLAEREPKR
- a CDS encoding ABC transporter ATP-binding protein; this translates as MTADDGHGVAVEVAACGKTFADGTRALEPASLSIARGETLVLLGPSGCGKTTMLRIIAGLESPDTGGRVLFDGADVTSVPIEKRNVGMVFQSYALFPNMTVADNIGYGLKIRGVAKAERAARIAELVALTNIAGLEHRRIDQLSGGQRQRVALARAVAIRPAVLLLDEPLTALDAALRERLRGELDRLLRSLGITTIYVTHDQAEAMALGDRIVVMSKGAIAQVGTPREIYFRPATRFVAEFVGAANIIEAEITDGALRLPGGHWRVAGSNSHSRAVAMIRPETIRIAAPEAATLHGVVASVSFVGDRQRVVVSGAAARPLAIDAPNALPIRGGDRIGLVADPEAIRLLPEHL
- a CDS encoding ABC transporter permease, whose amino-acid sequence is MKHRRFLLICLAPLVVLTAAFFLLPMARLVVVGAEGPQGPAGYLAILLEPRYRATLINTVLLAAATTVATLIIATIAGLFLQRHQFAGRAVLIAMLTFPLAFPGVVIGFLIILLAGRQGVIGDLTRLATGTKVVFAYSIWGLFLGYLYFSIPRVILTIMAAVQKLDPGLEEAARSLGASPWAVQRDVVLPALVPAFVASGAIAFATAMGAFGTAFTLATNIDVLPMLIYTEFTLAANFATAASLSVGLGLISWAMLVLARSLTGGTVAATG